One region of Gossypium raimondii isolate GPD5lz chromosome 6, ASM2569854v1, whole genome shotgun sequence genomic DNA includes:
- the LOC105774714 gene encoding uncharacterized protein LOC105774714, which produces MRNEREMEWRPCYLDMILVPLGFLTIIFYHCWLWYKVKTQPLSTIFGTNASGRRFWVSDMIKDNEKKSIVAVQTLRNTIMGSTLMATTSILLCAGLAAVISSTYSVKKPLNDSIFGAHGELMVSLKYVTILCIFLFSFFCHSSSIRFLNQVGILISSPPHPSSSVSPHYVWELLEKGFLLNTVGNRLFYSALPLMLWIFGPLLAFLCSLTMVPVLYNLDFVFGFNKQLALGKDYQHNGCRDCESV; this is translated from the exons ATGAGAAATGAGAGAGAGATGGAGTGGAGGCCATGTTATTTGGACATGATTTTGGTGCCACTTGGTTTTTTGAccatcatattttatcattgttGGTTATGGTATAAGGTTAAGACTCAGCCCCTCTCTACCATCTTTGGAACTAATGCTAGCGGACGTCGCTTCTGGGTCTCTGACATGATTAAG GACAACGAAAAAAAGAGCATCGTGGCAGTCCAAACCCTTCGAAACACAATTATGGGATCGACCCTGATGGCCACAACCTCCATCCTTTTGTGTGCTGGTCTAGCAGCGGTTATCAGCAGCACATACAGCGTGAAAAAGCCGCTCAACGATTCCATATTCGGGGCTCACGGGGAACTCATGGTGTCACTCAAATATGTCACCATCTTATGCATTTTCCTCTTCTCATTCTTCTGCCACTCTTCATCCATCAGGTTCCTAAACCAAGTGGGCATCCTTATCTCCTCTCCCCCACACCCCTCCTCCTCTGTCAGTCCTCACTACGTCTGGGAGCTGCTGGAAAAAGGATTCCTCTTGAACACCGTCGGCAACAGGCTTTTCTACTCTGCGCTTCCTCTCATGCTTTGGATCTTTGGCCCACTGCTTGCTTTCTTGTGCTCCCTCACCATGGTTCCTGTGCTTTACAACCTTGACTTTGTATTTGGGTTTAACAAGCAGCTGGCTCTGGGGAAGGATTATCAACACAATGGATGCAGGGACTGTGAGTCTGTGTAA